The Magnolia sinica isolate HGM2019 chromosome 9, MsV1, whole genome shotgun sequence sequence GCTCTGAATATCTTGGGCGGATCTTTCGAATTTCTTAGGGTGTTGCATCTCCAAAGCAGAGAACTCTCAAGTCTCCCTGACGAAATTGGGGACCTAATCCAGTTGAGGTACCTACGTCTGGAAATGCGGCAGTTAAAATTTCTACCATCCACCATAACTCGCCTGTCCAATTTACAGACTCTTGATATACGGCATTCATTCAAGTTAGATTGGCTACTAGATGATATTACGAAGATGGAACAGATAAGGCACTTAATGGTACGCAATAGTGGGTTCAGCAACGGCATGCAACTCCATCACTTGAGCAATCTCCAAACGCTTACGAGAGTAAGGGCGGGCAGCTGGATGGAAGGGTTGGAGAAACTGACCAATTTGAGAGATTTGGGAATAGATGAAATACGAGGAGATGTCCATATGGCATTATCTCGTTCCATTAGTAAATTGGTCCACCTCAGATCATTGTCGCTAAGTGCAAGTTATCAATTGCGGATTCCGGCTTTTGAGTCCTTCTCAAAACATGAGCATCTatataaaatgaaattgaaagGACGCTTAGAGAAATTACCAGAGTCGCATGTATTCCCACCTAACCTCACTGAGCTTTGCTTGTATTATTCCAAATTAGAACGAGACCCGATGGTAACACTGGAGAAGCTGCCCAACCTTCGGAGTCTCTATTTCCACGGCTTTATTGAAGACGTTTACACAGGAAAGGAAATGGTTTGCTCTGCTGGAGGGTTTCCACTGCTCGACACTTTGACTATTGGTGCATTCCCTGAATTAAAGGAGTGGAGAGTGGAGGAAGGAGCTATGCGGAATCTTAGGTGTTTGGAGATTTCATACTGCAAAAGATTGAAGATGCTTCCTGATGGATTGCGATATATCATCACCCTTCAAGAATTGAAGTTGGAATACATGTCAGAAGAATTGAAAGAAAGAGTAAGAAAGATCGAGGGTAAGGATTGGTTAAAGATCCAACACATACCCTCAATTTTCATCCAATAAGAGTAAGGatatctttttctttatttaaattttatttgtcatttcaattttgatatatttattaaatttggATCCTCTGCCCGCCATATCAGCAGGGATTTTTtatttgttgcaatgtgattagTGGAGTCAGTGATCACGTAGCCATTCACATTGCAACAAGCAGGAAGTCCCTGCTTGTGTCAAAGAGAGAAGATCCAGACTCTTATTTATCTTAATTGTCAGTGAGGGATGTTTATTGCCTGGTGTGGTGCCACTGGCACCAGGATATCCCTGATGGCTTGATGTGGTGCATTTTTCTTTGGCTTGATGTGgtgcatttttcttttattttcgttaTTGTATTCCGAGGATCTAGGTACCTTGGATCTAGGTAGCTTGAGGTACTTTCTTGGAATCACGTTTGACGTCAACAATTCCGTGCGCAGAACTATGATGTCGTTGACGTACATAAACAACCAAAATCACAATCCCTTGCACAATTTGGTTTATGAaaatgcaggaaacagtggtcattggcTGCCCAATAAGTGACATTTACTGTGGATGGCTCATTGTTTTAAAATACAccaaattggatgatcctaagcatCCATTTGTGACATTAGGACCTAAAATATGAAAGGCTAGGATCCTGTGGACAGTGGGGTTATTAAAGGAGGATCGGAGTCCTCTACAGCACCTGTTTTTACACCTGAAATCCACTTCTTTCATCAGGTGATAATCCTTACATTTAGTACACAtgcaaaatattagaccgatgaaaaactcaagtggtccacaccaacagaaaaaatatgatttttgtatcttcctGCATCTTTTTGtgtcacacctgatgaatggctttgatgaaagatacagacATCGTAGTGGCCCCAGACACAAACCACGTTTACCATCTACCTGGTGGGACCCAGGAGATCAAGTGATGAACTAAAATGCATGATAGGCCTCCATCAAATATATGGATGCTTAAATCAAATCTCAACCGTCAAAATTCTATCAACAAGTGTCCATGATCTGAGGTCAGAATTCTCTAATTTATCTAATTCTGGAAGTGTGTGGACcaggtttggattttgattgggCTAGGGGTAGATGAATTTTAGGTGGACTAGACCTGTGTGAACGAGTGGGCCCCATTGTAGAGTTATCCAGGCCATTTGTCTGTTGGGACATAATTTGGATGGACCATATGCAGAAAATCTCATGGACTGGACAATCACAATCTTTCATTTTGTGGTCTGCTAATAGACGGCTAGAGAGAGAAATGAAGCAGCGGCTTACATTCATATAAGAAATAGGCCCAACATTGGTTGGACAGGATCTTCCTATCTGGAGTTGCGATTTACCAgaccaatgatctggatcacCCGAGTATTAAACCCTGGGCCCCACTAGAACCTAATGAAAATCTGATAACACTCTCCTATTGCAGGTAACCCTCGTGAACACCCTAAATTGTGGTCCCATTCAGCTTGTGACTGGTGGAGATCATCACCGTTCAATTACTCTTCCGTGGATGGATGGACTGTGGCTCATTCCAGTCACAATCAGGTGAGCAAACAGTCAGTGCGATCAGATGGGCCCTCTTAACGTTCTTTAATTCTCTTCACACGTGTCATTGTTTTATATGTGCAAGATCTAAGCCGTTCACCAGCTTGAACCCCTGAAGAATCACCTGAACCTGACCCGATTAGCAAGTGAGCCTACTCGGCTGCTCAGATCCGACAGCCCTTTCATTTCTGGAAGCTTCCCATTAACATCATATACAGGCCTGTCTTCTGCTTTGGAAATTTTGTTgaatgtaggtgggccacatacggtTCATTACATTGACCTCCGAATCAGACCCATGTTTTAACACATGGGCCTCCATACAAACTTGTAACCAACCCAGCCCATTTCCACCCATAAGGCCCAATAAAAAACCAGACCGAACCCAGCCCACTGCCAGCACTACACAGAAACAGAAGACCACTTGACACAGAGTCTCAGTTAAGTGGGGCATGGGCCAGGCAGCCCGCACGACTAAGTAGAAATAGGACTTGGGCCTTTAATGGGCCCAAAGACAGGCTCGTGGTGGAAATCTTGGCCCAGTGTCAAGGCCCATCCTTGATCGGGCCACAAACCTTGAATGGCCCAGCCCAATTGAGTGGGCTACCATGACACGACAAGACATGGACTGAGTTTAAAGATACTAAACAAGTGGTTTCATTTAATGCACTTTTGTATTTGAAAAGGAGGGGTGTAAATGGGCCAGGCTcgggcctgaaaaatcagaatctTTTTTAATGATTGGCGATGGCCCGCCCCGGTCCGAAACAGTCAAAATCTGGGCCTAGACCTAACACAGGCcctgcccattgacagccctgttTAAAAGCAGTTGgtttatttttcaattatcaAAACCGTGAAGGAaataccctttaaaaaaaaaatcttagattGGAATATTTCCAACCGTTGATCATTTGTCTCTTTTCTTAAATGGTTGTCTCACTGCCGGTGGGATGTCACTTCCAATACCCTAAAAGAAATTCTTAGAATGTAATAATTTTAAACGTTCATCATTTTACTCTTTTTCCTTGTagggatggcccaccttgatacatgtattttatatccaggctgtccatccattctttagatcattttagggattgatctcATAAATGAGcatattcaaatatcaggtggaccacaccatgagaaacagtaGTGATCGACCATCAAAAACTtataatgggctacaaaagttttggatcaagctcatatttgctttttctcttcatccaagtctacgtgaccttatcaacaagtctGAAAACTGCTGAGAAATATTGATTCTCAATCATaataatcttcttctttttttttgggaggTAAAGGAAAACTGTTCAGAAATGTTGATTCTCAGTCACAAATGAACATAACAAGTTCTCTTGATTCAAATAGGATTCTAAGAAACATTGAAAAGTGTCTGAAATCAAGCACTAACACCAAAATTTATAGTCTGTCTACTCAAATAATTTCATTTTGAGAATAACTTATATTTCCATCATAATAAAAAGTACTTAAAATACCATTCTTCCTCAAGAATATAAATAaatccaatccacaccatccaatttgATTGGTTAAGACCTATAAGACTACAACCGTTTCAAGGAAATGACTTTTTCATATCAAATTCATAGTAAGTGGACCAACAACAACCTATTCCAATCTCCATCCGTTTGCAAAGACAAATAGTATCATCGCACCCAGGCAAGTTTAACTTCATATGATAAGTGCAAATGCCTAATCCTTCCTTATAGTTAAGTCTAAGGTTAGGGCATCTTATTATCACCTCAATTTCTACCTATATACAGGGCTGTAAATGGTCTAAGCTGGCCCATCAGGCTTTCAAGCCTAGCCTGCCTTAAGGCTCAGCCAGCTTGGGTTGGAGTATCAGGTTGGAGTTGAGCATGGGCTAAAAGTTCAAGTGTTTGGCCGAGTTGGGACCATGACAACAACTTATCAACCTAGACTTAGTCCCACCCAGCTTGACCCATTAAGGTTTACAAGAGCAATTTGAAATATACATGATATGATATCTACAAATCCTCATTCACCCTTCATGTTGATGTTCTAGCTCATGCCTCCGACTCATTTCTCTCTCCACTCTAATCAAACCAACCCTTGGGCCCAAAATAAACTTTTTGAACTAAGCTTGGGCTAAACTATTTTGGCTCGTCAAAGGCCTAAGCAAGCATGAGCCGAGGTCAAACAACATCGGGTCTAAGCTTGGTTTTAGAGTGTTAAAAtcacttgatatacattgatacaccatatTTTAATGGCTCTAGCGGTTAAGGAAATTAATTGTTTTATATGGTATCAAAGTGGATGGTCAAGTATTTACCTCTATTAATGTATTTTCTTAGCCGGACCAATTATGGTGTGAGTTGAAGTATTCCTCCACCCCAATGATGGCAGATTCATGtgtccataataataataataataataacaataataaatccTCATTTTGAGAAGGCTTCCTTAGAACTGACATGAAAGGAGGGGCCTTGTTTTTCTTGAAAACGTACGAAGTTGGCATGTTCCTGAGAGATCAGAGCcgcacatcacgtggggcctctCAAGAACATGTCCCAAGCTATTGAACTCATTTAATTAAGCCACAAGTGTAGACTGAATGTGAAACAATGGACATT is a genomic window containing:
- the LOC131256010 gene encoding disease resistance protein RPP8-like, with amino-acid sequence MEGLEKLTNLRDLGIDEIRGDVHMALSRSISKLVHLRSLSLSASYQLRIPAFESFSKHEHLYKMKLKGRLEKLPESHVFPPNLTELCLYYSKLERDPMVTLEKLPNLRSLYFHGFIEDVYTGKEMVCSAGGFPLLDTLTIGAFPELKEWRVEEGAMRNLRCLEISYCKRLKMLPDGLRYIITLQELKLEYMSEELKERVRKIEGKDWLKIQHIPSIFIQ